The genomic stretch TCGTACAGCATGTAACGGATCATCTCCGAGAGCTTCATGATACCATCGCTGGTCTTGGTGCTTTTTTCAATGACTGCCAGGCTATAGATATTGTTGAGGGCGTTGAACAGGAAATGCGGGTTGATCTGCATACGCAGGAAGGATAGCTCGGCCTCCAGTTTCTGATTCTCCAGTTCTTTATGGATCTTTTCCTGTCCAAACCAGAGCAGCAGCAGCTGGTAGGCAAAACCGATGATGATGATCAGGAAATTGAACCAGACAAAATTCCGCATGTAATCGGGCGCCGCAATAGGCCCCAGGGGCATGCTGCGGATACTGCGGATGGAAGGATCTGCCTGCCATTGCCTGATACGCGCAGCATGGTGCCAGAATTCCAGCAGGTATTTGCCATAGGTAAAGAAGATGGCCATCAGCACGCTGATCACCACCATCCAGAGGATCCGCCGGCGGTGAATGAAAAAGACCGGGAAGATCAGGAAGGCGCTCAGGTAGAAGAGCAGGAAATTGATACTGCCCAGCAGGCCATAGGTAAAAAAGAAATGGCTCCAGCTGGTGAACTGGGAGGCCAGGGCGGAAGGCAGGCCCATCAGCATGTACAGCCCTTCCCACACCAGGAAGTG from Candidatus Pseudobacter hemicellulosilyticus encodes the following:
- a CDS encoding histidine kinase, encoding MLLVRPIVLIRNPLVSFLLHFLVWEGLYMLMGLPSALASQFTSWSHFFFTYGLLGSINFLLFYLSAFLIFPVFFIHRRRILWMVVISVLMAIFFTYGKYLLEFWHHAARIRQWQADPSIRSIRSMPLGPIAAPDYMRNFVWFNFLIIIIGFAYQLLLLWFGQEKIHKELENQKLEAELSFLRMQINPHFLFNALNNIYSLAVIEKSTKTSDGIMKLSEMIRYMLYEKEDAQNRVLLDKEIDHINNYIELQKMRHDGSIYIHFSIEGETITKRIPPLLLFPLIENAIKHGILQDPQCAVSIYLKVTDDELNFSVYNCKNSFLKDQAGGIGLVNVRKRLALLYPKSNKVKLDIQETGDAFTVHLHLPL